A genome region from Anastrepha ludens isolate Willacy chromosome 3, idAnaLude1.1, whole genome shotgun sequence includes the following:
- the LOC128857916 gene encoding uncharacterized protein LOC128857916 → MNIGSPIFVPRNSAPMASTSAAIKTVAGTLEPKSPYASPRAISPTTVGQNMDTNNNVEGYWPLFNNATAFYSCDVNSNYLQYCQQKQQQYFQNFFQRQRTLPNFHIQWTQRKAINAAIGQRQQRKVTKAAAMAAEVTSSPSQQSRKKQKTQQQATKQQLLFEQQQQQQQVDATKFTTKDKTTDISNDSFSPLSNSATMLLLLKSTAEIVSIDVANENVLSENNKNKHINNDNVVIPKEDDNMTTLTPISDAIAALPNQSNQISKLVAEPEEPTKKGKLRTS, encoded by the coding sequence ATGAATATCGGCAGTCCGATTTTTGTGCCGCGTAACAGCGCGCCAATGGCCTCCACGTCAGCTGCTATTAAGACAGTTGCCGGCACATTGGAGCCGAAATCACCCTATGCCTCGCCACGCGCCATTTCGCCAACCACAGTTGGCCAAAATATGGACACTAACAACAATGTGGAAGGCTATTGGCCTTTATTCAATAATGCAACAGCGTTTTATTCCTGTGATGTGAATAGCAACTATTTGCAATATtgtcagcaaaaacaacaacaatattttcaaaattttttccagcGGCAAAGAACTTTACCCAATTTTCACATTCAATGGACACAGCGGAAAGCGATAAACGCCGCAATCGGTCAGCGTCAGCAGCGCAAAGTAACAAAAGCAGCTGCAATGGCAGCAGAAGTGACATCTTCACCAAGCCAGCAGAGCAGGAAGAAGCAAAAAACACAGCAGCAAGCAACGAAACAACAACTACTGtttgagcaacaacaacaacaacagcaggtgGATGCCACGAAATTTACAACAAAAGATAAGACAACGGACATATCCAACGATTCGTTTTCGCCACTATCGAACTCAGCAacaatgttgttgctgttgaaaTCAACTGCAGAAATTGTCAGCATCGATGTTGCAAACGAAAATGTTTTGagcgaaaacaataaaaacaaacacataAATAATGACAATGTCGTCATTCCGAAAGAGGATGACAATATGACAACACTCACGCCGATAAGCGATGCGATTGCGGCATTGccaaatcaatcaaatcaaatttcaaaattagttGCTGAACCGGAAGAGCCGACAAAGAAAG